Genomic window (Mycolicibacterium smegmatis):
CCATCGCCCCTCGGGCGAGCACGACGAGCTTGGCGTCCTCGGCGTCGAGTTCACTCATCCTTTTCTCCTCCTCGCGAGCGATCGCCCCTGTCGCCTCGGCGCGTGCGGCCACTGTTCTCATCGCCCGGCACGGTGTGCAACTCGGGCTCGACGGGTTCGGTGGGGCACACCAGCACGGTGTTGATGCGGACCCGGCCGCGGTGGTCGGGGCCGCCCTCGGCACGCAGGCGTAGCCCTTCCCAGGTCACCTCGGCGCCGGGCAGCGGAACACGGCCCAGCTCGAAGGCCATCAGCCCGCCGACGGTGTCGACGTCGAGATCCTCGTCGAGTTCGAGTTCGTAGAGTTCGGCGAGGTCTTCGATCGGCAGCCGCGCGGACACACGGTAGATGTGGTCGTCGATCTCGTCGACCGGGGCCACCTCGTCGGTGTCGTACTCGTCGGCGATCTCACCGACGATCTCCTCCAGCACGTCTTCGATCGTCACCAGCCCAGCCGTCGCGCCGTATTCGTCGACCAGCAGGGCCATGTGGTTGCGGTCGCGCTGCATCTCGCTGAGCAGTTCGTCGAGCGGCTTGGAATCCGGCACGAACACCGCCGGACGCATCACCTGCGCGACCGTGGTGTCGCGTCCCCCGTTGGTGGAGTAGTACGTCTGCTGCACAAGGTCTTTGAGGTAGACCACGCCGACGATGTCGTCGACGTTCTCACCGATCACCGGGATCCGGGAATGGCCGCTGCGCACCGCGAGCGACGTGGCCTGGCCCGCGGTCTTGTCGGCCTCGATCCACACCATCTCGGTGCGCGGCACCATCACCTCGCGTGCGGCGGTGTCACCGAGTTCGAACACCGACTGGATCATCCGGCGCTCCTCGTCGGCCACCACGCCGCGCTGCTGCGCGAGGTCCACGACCTCACGCAGTTCGATCTCGGACGCGAACGGCCCGTTGCGGAAACCACGGCCGGGGGTGAGCGCGTTGCCGAGCAGCACCAGCAGGCGGCTGATCGGGGTCAGCAGCACCGAGAGCGCCTGCAGCGGGATGGCCGACATCAACGCGATGGAGTAGGCGTTCTGCCTGCC
Coding sequences:
- a CDS encoding hemolysin family protein, with the protein product MTGLLPLIGVITLVVFGGLFAAIDAALSTVSIARIDELVRDERPGAARLATVVAERPRYINLVVLLRIICEVTATVLLASILDGLLGVSWGLVTAAAIMVVTSFVAMGVGPRTVGRQNAYSIALMSAIPLQALSVLLTPISRLLVLLGNALTPGRGFRNGPFASEIELREVVDLAQQRGVVADEERRMIQSVFELGDTAAREVMVPRTEMVWIEADKTAGQATSLAVRSGHSRIPVIGENVDDIVGVVYLKDLVQQTYYSTNGGRDTTVAQVMRPAVFVPDSKPLDELLSEMQRDRNHMALLVDEYGATAGLVTIEDVLEEIVGEIADEYDTDEVAPVDEIDDHIYRVSARLPIEDLAELYELELDEDLDVDTVGGLMAFELGRVPLPGAEVTWEGLRLRAEGGPDHRGRVRINTVLVCPTEPVEPELHTVPGDENSGRTRRGDRGDRSRGGEKDE